The segment CTTTTGTTCAGTGAACGTCTTCATGAATATGTCTATAATTTGGTGAGaagtaggacaatattgcaaatcaatgattCCATTGTGAATCAAATCTCAGATGAAGTGCATGCAAACCTCGATGTGTCTGGTTCGTTGTCATTGTATAGGATCTCTGCAAAACTTCTGTGTACTTTTATTGTCACACCAAATGACAGTCGAACGATGTAAATGTATACCAAGCTCAGTGAGGAAGTTCTGCAACCAAATAGCTTGAATGGTAACATTGACTGCACCTCTATATTCGGCCTTTGCAGATGATAAGGCAATGGTAgattgcttcttacttgaccaacaaATGGGGCCAAATCCCAAACTTAGAATATATCCTGAAGTGGAATTGTGATCAATGTTATCACAAGCCCAATCGGAATCAGTGTAGACAATGAGATCCAAAGTACATCCTACTGAATAATGAATCCCATAGCTGATGGTTCCTTGAACATATCTAAGGATACGCTTCACAACTTTCCAATGTAGCTCATGCGGCTCTTGCATGTATTCAGAGGCAAGCCCCACTACGTATGATAGATCTGGATGAGAGTGAGTGAGATAAAGAAGATTTCCCATAAGCTGATGGTAGTGTATACAATCAACCAAGGGTGTGTCCTTGCCATCTTCAAGCTTCACCCTGGATAGGAAAGGTGTGGCTGTAGGATTGCAATCGGTCATGTGAAACTGAGTTGAGAGATCTCTCGCATACTTGGATTGAGAAACTTTAATTCCTGATGCATTTTGGTTGATTTAAAGGCCAAGGAAAAAGTGTAGGAGACTCATATCTATCATGCAAAACAGTTTTGATGACCGCAATGGTTGTGACGGAATCACTTGTTATTAGTAGATCATTTACatagagtactacgagaaacaaaGAGTCATATGttctcatcatataaacatttggatCAGATTTGCATTGCACAAAATTTAGAGAAAGAAGATAAGAATCCATTTTAGCATACCACGCTCTAGGTGCCtacttgaggccatagagagacttcttgagtttgcataccaatGAGGAATTTTGCACATAACTTGGTGGCTTCTCCATGTAGATCTCCTCCTTGAGATCATCGTGAAGAAATGCATTCTTCACATCCATGTGATGTACCTCCCACTTTCTTGTTGTTGCAATGGCAAGAGCCAATCGAATGGAGTACATTTTTatcactggtgcaaaagtctcatcatagtcAATGCCATGAGCTT is part of the Cryptomeria japonica chromosome 10, Sugi_1.0, whole genome shotgun sequence genome and harbors:
- the LOC131859163 gene encoding secreted RxLR effector protein 161-like; the protein is MTDCNPTATPFLSRVKLEDGKDTPLVDCIHYHQLMGNLLYLTHSHPDLSYVVGLASEYMQEPHELHWKVVKRILRYVQGTISYGIHYSVGCTLDLIVYTDSDWACDNIDHNSTSGYILSLGFGPICWSSKKQSTIALSSAKAEYRGAVNVTIQAIWLQNFLTELGIHLHRSTVIWCDNKSTQKFCRDPIQ